GACATTTTGTTTTGTATCTTTTTCGTGCAGTTTTGGAGAAGTTTCTTGTTTGCATTCGGAATAATAATGCAATCAGTTAGAGAGTATTTagtgatcatttcgggattatcgCTGAGCACTTTCGAGTTTGGTTTCGATATTATATCGGGACTACCACTGACcattttgggacgttttttggCGCTATTTCTAGGCTGTTTTGTAATCATAGCGAGACCAATTTGGAATTGTTTCCAAAATAATTTCGGATTGATTTCGCAAGCTCTTTGAACTATAACCGGTTCGTTTCGATATAGTTTTTAgaagttgtttacaaaaaaaattaacaaataaatCCAGACTAGCAGCTGGATTTTAGGCCGAATTTCACTCAATTGTGTTAGCTGTTCTGGTTGCGTCACAGTAGGCGGACATCCCGACATCTAAACATCTAAACTTTTATACTGACAATATATGGTTCAGGTTTCATATAGGTATCCGCCCTTAGActacttcaaaatatttccacATGTTTTTGGATGAAATCGGTTCTCTTTAGGATTGTCTTGTGGATAATTTTAAATTATGCTTAACCGCTATTCACGATTACTTTAAAAAAGGGCATTCCACAGCACAATTATGCTCTCATTGCGTAGACGAAAGGGCAatcacttaaaatttttgtaGACCTATGGTTTAAAAGCTCAATAAGGGGTTCTTTGGGGTGTTTTATTTTTACTTGTTTATCCCTATGAACTCAACTGCAGCTTTttgaactaaaactaaaaaagtaCACCTGAATATCCTGCTTTgatctttttctaaattttttaccaCATATCATTCTTATGACAGGGTTTtgttaaattcaatttttaacaCAGTAAGAAGATTAAAATGTTCTAAACCGTAACGCAATAGCATTTGACAAACCCTCACCTGGTGCAGCTTATCACCAGAGCCGCACACATATGTTGCTAGCAAAAAAAAGTTTCAGAGTTTTGCTGCGCAACGTAACGCACAAATACCTGCGTGCGGTTGCAGCTGTCAGGGGCACATTATAAACATCGCCTCCCAGATGCTTAAACGCTTTACTAACTGTCACAATGTGTTGCGCTGTCAAACTTTATGCTAAAGGGATAAtagtatgtaaataaaaaaccATTTTGTACTCACCGTTCTTGAGCAGCATCACAGCGCTATCATCACAGCCCCAGGCTTGCATTTTGCGATAACTGTCACGTCCTTTCTCGGTCAACTTATCCCATGGCTTCGGTTTGGACAGCAACTCCGATACGTTGCCCTGTGACAAGCCCAGTATATATTTGGCAAACAGCCGCTGACCAATATTATGCACTGATAACAGTTCACGTATACGCCGAGAGATGTCCAACGGTTGATTGGCATACTTATCCATGTTGTAGCGCAACATTTCCTGCAACTTGGCTTCCATTGGATCACTCTTCGGTATGAGCGATTCGCCGAGACGACCAGCCATGGAAGCACCTGGTGGCAGTTGCAAATCATCACCAAAGCGGAAATGACCGCGTTCCTGAAATTGGAATGGTAGGGCATATAAATAGCCAGGTCGCAAGGGTGGATGTGGTTGTGCGGACATTGCGCCAGCGGCAGCCATAGCAGCAGCGCTTGGCGTATTTACGTTCGGTGTGCCACACAATATATTGTTGTTGTCCCCGAGCAACATAGATTTGCTGTTGGCACTAGAGGAGGTAGAGGAGGGTCCATGCTTTTGTGCTACTGCATTCGCAGATTGCTGTTGCTGGTGATGTAGGTGGTGCTGGTGCATGTGGTGGGACATAAGTGCTGGGTGCTGGTGGTTGATGATGCTGCTGCTGTGATGTCAGCAAACGTTGCTGCAGCTGATTGGCAAATATGTTATTGGCGTTTAATCCTTTCGCGGCGTTAGCATTATTACCACCTGTGGGTATTTTAAAAACACGCCAATATGAGTTCACTAACTCTTCGCCGAGCAGCGTACCAAAGGTGTCAACATTTTCGTCGAAACCTGCAATGTTGGTGGCAGGTGCGGTTGAATCACTTACATGTTGCTGCAATGCTGCTAATTCGGACTTGACTAACGCTTCATCATTATCGTCATCACTCTCCCCCACATCCACATCGATTGTGTGCGGTAAAGCGTTTGAAATCTCAGTTTGCTGCACTGTATGTGCGCTATTCATCATGGCGGATTCAAGCTTGTTTCTTTGCTGCTCATCAGCATTATTTTCCTCATCAtcaaaaatttctatttttagtattttcggaaatatttgttaatttgttgctattgttgttgcatCTGACGTCATCGCTTTCTTGCTGTTGGCTGGCAGCCACTGTTGTTCCTGTGGAGCACAGAGCAAATAGACACAGCAAACAATAATGATTTTGTTGCAACAACAATTCTTCAAAATTGATATTCATAGGTTGTTAATAAACTATGGGATTTATCGGTTGGTTTTATGTAGGAATGGAGggagatgattttttttttcaatgaatattGGTTACCAATTAATGGGAAAATatgatttaataaaaaaaagtaacaaaatatttttcttaactgcaCTTTACAAAATGTGcagttttttgaaatttaaacgcaattttctttattatttatttaaatattattaacaaaaaatgattcaaggttcgattctagctcaaggccagaacaataaacaaaatacaattttttcaaatttagaaatattaaaaaaataacaataattatcattagaaaaaaattattgttctggccttgagttcgaatcgaaccttgaatcatttatcaataggccgataaaaacaaaaacaataattaacaaaatatttaaacaaaatttttgtattttcaaccaaatactttttaataatttttaataaaaatttaaattaattaaattaatttgggAGCATTTTCTTTTAATAATTTACATCTATTTTGTTCAAATTGAGCTATTTGTTTGAACCTTAAATTTGTACTCTCTAATGCAATTTGAGGTGTTCCAGAAATTTCATGTTTTttacaaaaacctttttttttgaaaaataaaataaaattttggtttcgaaatttaaaatgttcataAGACACCCTTCTGCTGCTAGAAAAAGTTTGAATTTGAAAGGGTTTCTATAATCATTTTCAGCGGAAAAAATTAGAGCTTTTGGAAGAGATTGATTTGATTttctttcgatttttttttgttaatatttaaaaaaaaaattgaatttataaATAACTAGAGTATATGACACACTTTGTTCTGCGCTGAAATTAGTTTGCCTACAGTTCAAAAGTTAGACTCACTCTCCTTCTTCACTCTCTACCCCATTCTCTTGCAATTTATCTTATTCTTGTCCGTGCCTTATTCCACTTATCTTCCTCTCCACTCCTTCCCCCCTTCCGATTCCTACGCCCACTCCCTCTGCTACTTCCACTCCTAGTCCCACTTCCCGTACCACTCCCACTCCCTGTACCTCTCTCAACTCAATTTCCTAATATATGGACCAGCCGATTTCAATACCTTTGTCTTTAGAAACAACTACGAAGCTATATAAATCAAACGCAGGcacaatttttaaaatcgcaTTCATCTTTACATTTAATATATAGATTTAGATAATTGAAATATTCTCTTGCCCGATAACATTCCCAACTTCGATGTATCTACCATCTCAGTAAATACAAACATTTGTCATATTGTAGCTGCTGCAaacaaaaaatgttgtcttttctttcctttccttcttcTCTCCATGTTTTAACCCAATCTCTCTTCCGTACCTTCCCCCTTTTCACTTTTTCGATTGTTCTCTTTTATACTTTTTTTCCTCTCGCTCGACCTCTCTTTCACTTTCTCGACTTTTACTTTCTTTCCTCTTCCTCAACATCCCTCTATTTTCTTCATCACCTTCTCATATTTTGGTTCCTCTCTTTTATGtcattccctcacactctgtgCATTTTGAACCCCATTTTATACTTCGCTTTCTATTGCCTTCTCGAAACCCTCTACTAAATTTCAAGAAAATCACAccctaaataagattttttctaACCGATCGCTCACTGATCTAACCGGATAGAGATAGGCAAAGAAGTACCCCTATACCGAGTTTGAACTAATTCGCACCATCAATAAGATTTTTTGTAAgaggtcggtccctggtccacttcccgggaaAGAAAATAATGTGCTAGTCTAGGAAAATCAAGGAAATCGCAAGATACATTATTTTTCTTAGAATAGGTCTGCGCCTGGTTAACTTCTAGGaacgaaaagtttctcaaataattaGCTAGTCAGGGAGTACCCCTTTACCGAATTTCAAGGAAATCgcaacacaaaaaattttttttagagtaGGACGACGCCTTGTTCACTTTCCGGAAAGATAAGAAAGAAAATTGACAAAACTGTAAATCAAAAGCATTCTCAATTCCccttgaacacacacacaaaatatTATCACCTATCGGTTAGAGGAATTCACAACACACGTGCAGAAGAAAATAATCTCGTGGTAACTTTTGAACTAAAGTAAATTTTTtgagaatatataaaaaaataagcaaaacaattaaaaacaaaaactttctgcttgttttatttttttaaatttttgtaaatttagaacttttaaacaatttttaatttttcttctagcgaacatttttattaaaaatatctaatttttaaaattaataaatattaaatcaaaGTTTTTGCAAGCTTAGGTAACCAatattcaaaaatctaaaaaattttaagttttttcataatttttattttttttttgccattgaTAACCGCCAACAACCAAGCAATATCTAGCCACCAAAAATAGTTTTTGCAAGCAAttacaaattttgttttaaatttttgtataattaataccaaaaattttgcCGATCTTTCAAATTTGAATATGATGTTCTATGTTTTGCTGCAGCAACATGTTTTCCAGATACATTTATGCGTAAAGCTTGATTTGCtggcaaatatacatatatgtatatttttctgtaatttttgtcttgcttttccttttttttatggaacacatatgtatgtatgtaaatatttatttgaaacaaCCATGCACCAACAAtcagcaatttatttattttagttttatgatCTATTTGTATTGTATGTAAGTAGCTTGTAAAACTTCTATATTTTTTGTGGATGTCGAAAAGTAAGCAATAAACATGTTTATGCGTACGTTTTATTAAACagtgaaaaag
The sequence above is drawn from the Eurosta solidaginis isolate ZX-2024a unplaced genomic scaffold, ASM4086904v1 ctg00000623.1, whole genome shotgun sequence genome and encodes:
- the LOC137235639 gene encoding homeobox protein cut-like, with translation MSHHMHQHHLHHQQQQSANAVAQKHGPSSTSSSANSKSMLLGDNNNILCGTPNVNTPSAAAMAAAGAMSAQPHPPLRPGYLYALPFQFQERGHFRFGDDLQLPPGASMAGRLGESLIPKSDPMEAKLQEMLRYNMDKYANQPLDISRRIRELLSVHNIGQRLFAKYILGLSQGNVSELLSKPKPWDKLTEKGRDSYRKMQAWGCDDSAVMLLKNGRFRVLASQDAYTPSYSRRQS